In a genomic window of Numenius arquata chromosome 5, bNumArq3.hap1.1, whole genome shotgun sequence:
- the SOD3 gene encoding extracellular superoxide dismutase [Cu-Zn] — MLLLLSLVTGLALSASAVTTDKETPPGQESFHDIQKKVTDLWQNLLYPVTPGNGTDGMIYATCEMKPSSKIDADKPQVTGQVLFRQHYSQGRLEAVFYLDGFPLDNNQSGRAIHIHELGDLSSGCDATGGHYNPFSVNHPRHPGDFGNFFPKEGKIRKYKTNLSATMFGPYSIMGRSVVIHEQEDDMGKGNNKASLENGNAGKRLACCVIGICSKNLWEEKLPEVTDKKKRGLSKRTQNQT; from the coding sequence ATgctcctgctgctttccctggTCACCGGGCTTGCCCTCTCTGCCTCCGCTGTCACGACAGACAAAGAAACCCCTCCAGGCCAAGAGTCATTTCACGACATCCAGAAAAAAGTCACCGACCTCTGGCAGAATCTGCTCTACCCGGTAACGCCTGGTAACGGCACCGACGGGATGATTTACGCCACTTGTGAAATGAAGCCCAGCTCCAAAATAGATGCCGACAAGCCACAAGTGACCGGACAAGTCTTATTCAGACAGCATTACTCACAGGGAAGATTAGAAGCCGTTTTTTACCTGGATGGGTTTCCGTTGGATAATAATCAGTCTGGCAGAGCAATACACATCCACGAGCTCGGGGACCTCAGCAGCGGCTGCGATGCTACAGGAGGACACTACAACCCCTTCAGCGTCAACCACCCCCGTCACCCAGGGGATTTCGGCAACTTTTTCCCTAAAGAAGGcaaaatcagaaaatacaaaaCGAATCTCTCTGCCACTATGTTTGGTCCGTACTCCATCATGGGCAGATCCGTTGTCATCCACGAGCAGGAAGATGACATGGGCAAGGGCAACAATAAGGCTAGCCTGGAAAATGGAAACGCCGGGAAACGCCTGGCTTGCTGCGTGATCGGGATATGCAGCAAGAACCTGTGGGAAGAGAAACTGCCCGAGGTTACGGACAAGAAGAAGAGAGGCCTCAGCAAACGAACACAGAACCAGACTTAA